The following nucleotide sequence is from Salvia miltiorrhiza cultivar Shanhuang (shh) chromosome 7, IMPLAD_Smil_shh, whole genome shotgun sequence.
ACCAAGAGATAATGGGATAATACGAATATCATCCCTTATAAACGTCCTGCAGTGTTCCATCCATAATCTTAACAATGGTGTATGTGCACGAGCCAACaccaaaaaaaagaaagcaaAATGAACAAGAAATGGGAGCTCAAAGCATTTTTGTGCAAAACTTCCACAACATACTTGTTTTTAGCAATGATGCAGATACGAGAAATCTACGCCACAAATGCACATATGCAtcagaacaaaaataaaagtgtaacTTAGTAAGCAACACTCACCTGATAATTTCAACCTACCTTTAGCAGCAATTTGGAGAATATCCACTTCCCTCTATAAAAACATTCACACAGCTCATATCAATCCTTACTCCCCACCAAGGTGCTAACAAGAGATGTAGAAGGGAGAAAAGGTATATTGCTCAGAGCAATGAACAACCTACCTTTGATCTCCAGTTAGAGAACAAATCCGCTTAcggaataaaaataaaaccccTTCCCACCATTAAGACTACTACATTAATATCCCTTCTGTAGTGTCTAGTATGGACGTGAACGATTTCCGCCATGATAATTTCTATCTGGACCAGATGAACCACCATCTCGATAATTGTCTCTCCGTCTATCACCTCCATAGTTGCCtctaccaccaccaccactgtAGATAAAGAAATTCATCAAATACAAGAAAGCTCCTCAATGCACATCAAAGCATTTACTTCAAGTTCATTGCAACCATCAAAACAGAACAATATATTTACAAAAACAAGACTGAACCACTACAAAAGAGCAGATGAATTATAGCACTTATAATCTCCATCAGACCCCAAAGAATCATTCTACAATTTGATTCTTGAAAATTTGTTATCCAAAGGTTCAAATCAGAAAGATTCCACTCTCAAGATAATTTTTGGTACACCCTAAATGCAACTAAAAATGTATTTGTGAGAACATTCACTTACCCGCCACCATATGATTGAGCTTTTGGAGCAGATTTCTCGGCCATTGTGACGCTAATTTTGTGTCCTCTCATGTCATGCACtgttaatacaaaaaaaacATTGTAACTGATTAGGAGAGAGAAATATATCATATTCAAGGGAGGCAAATCTTTAAGCAAAGTAACATACTGTTGAAGAAACCTCCAGCTGAATGTGCTGCAGATGGGTCTTCATACGATAAAACTGCATCGCCTTTATTTTTTCCTTGTTCATCTGTGTATAATTTTATGCTCCAGGGCCATTGATCTTTGTACCCTCGCttttgcttgattcttgcaACCTGAAAGTCGGAAAAATACAACTAAGTTAATCCAACTCAAGACTATCCAAATTAGAAGACTCTTTGATCTGAGAAACAAATTCTATTAAGACATTCATGTCTTTTCAGTATACCCCCAAACCTTAGTATTGTTACCATATTCTCAACCATAATCAAAACATCAAAGTCCTAATGCAGCAAAAAGGGCTAGATTCTAGAGATATCATAGATGGTTCAACACAAAATGTACATAAGTACACAATTCTTCAAAATATACATAACTGCAACTTTTAATGAAAATAAGACATAAAATTTGCATTTACTTGGCCGATACTTCCAAACAGTTCTCTGAGCTCGTCAGTGGTGACATCTGGAGGCAAATTTGATATGTAAATTCTTGAGTTATCACAGGAATCCCCACAATTTTCATCACATTGCTTGACCTTTTCAGTAACCTCTGCTGGAGCACTGCTATAACCTCCTGGGTTTCGAGGACCTCCCCCATATCCACCAGATGAACCCCCTCGTCCACCTCCACGGCTACCACCTTGACCATCACCACCATAACCAACAGGGGCACCATATGAAGGAGGGTGCGAAGTAGGTCCCCCAGTGTAACTTGTAGGTGGAGGGACCGCATCAGGAGCATAATTAGGGTTTCCACCATATGCATTCGGAGGAGCAAATCCACCAGCACCCCCATAAGAAGGGGGAGCAATGGGAGGACTCTGCCCATAACCACCATCATCCCTTCCTTGACTACCACCATCGTAACCGTTGCCACTGCGACCACTGCCACCATCATAGTAGTTACCTCTTCCACCTCTGCTGTTTTCATAACCTCCACCTCTTCCACCTCTACTttgaccaccaccaccaccacctctaCCGCCACGGTCATCACCGCCAGCAGGAGACTGTGTACCACATTTGTTACACTCAGTTCTTCGGGCAAAGTTCACATTCCCGCAGCTACATCCATAGATGCCATTATCAATTACCACCAGCAGATAAAGGAAACTCAGATATCATAGCCACTTGTTGATGTCAAACATCTTATCATACCCAAACATCTATTAAGTAAATATCCATTCTACAGAAGTCATTGAATCTTACAAATTTTGATATAAGCAGATACATCTCCCAAAGAAACACAACAAGGATATAAAGCATAGAGGAACCTTTGGAAGTTACCACCCAAAAGAACATACACAGAATCCAATCATTGAACTTGAACTTTTAACAATTGGGATAATCTGCTTCAAGGTTATACAGTAGAGGAAACTGGATTTTCTATAATCAAGCACCATCTGAATTGAAGAACTGGTAAAAAGTTCAGACCATAAGAAAATTCATGATTAATCATATTGGAATCGATtccttttcaatttaaaacaaAGCATCAACAAAACAAGACACTAGAGAAAATATAAGCAGAAAAGCCACCATATTACCACCCATAACGAATCCAGAAACTACAATGCGCACTATATTTGACCTGGATCTCATGCTTACTTCATCTAAAAAGAAACATTCTTTAAagtgtattttatttcattatttcacCCATCCAAGAAAGATGCTAGGAATATGGTGCACATAAATGTAATCAGATGCTAACAATGAACATGGTAAATGACATGGTTTCTTCAGGTAAACTCTACTTTATCACAAAGTCGTCGCCccaaagtaaataaaattatcagAAAAGTTTATTGAAATTGTTGAGATATACAAGCAGCTCGATTACCTTTGATTGGGACAACGCCAATCACCTTCCCTGCCGCTTCCTCCACCACGACCACCTCCCCtaccaccaccgccaccgcgTCCCCCACGATCCCCTTGGTACCCACCGCCACGATCACCCGGGTATCCACCTCCTCCACCCCCTACAATCAATTAACAGATCTCATATCAGAAAAGTTTAAACCAACAATTAAAATAGCAACCAACTCAAATCTTTTACATAAGAAAACTAACGCGGAAAAACAATTAATAGTATACCTCTATTACCTCCGTatccaccgcctccgcctcttCCACCGTAGCCTCCACCACCGCTTCCTCGATTCCCGTAgcctccacctccaccgccgccaTAACCTCCGTAGCCTCCTCCGCCTTCAGAACCGCCATATCCACCACCGCCATAACCTCCGCTTCCGCCCATGGGCGGCGCGCCAGATCCGTCGCCTTCTTGGCCGTACATACCAGACATCTTCCTAGGTCAACTGAGATAACCAAATCAAATTTCCCTAAAATTAACAGACCGCTTATTCCTCGCGTGAGAGCACAGAAAAAAGGGGGCTTGAAGAAGATGAGCTAGGGTTAAGGGAATCACTCTCAGAAGACTCTTTAAAGGTATACAGATATTTTTGTTTTGGATTTGGATTAGAGCATGCAATCCACTGCGGTCAGGCGTATATATGCGATGCTATTAGCCAATCATGGCGGTTTATTTCGATTCTCGCCCTAAACCAAAAGGCATTTTCTTTTCTGAAATCGTTTGAAATCAAATGCGAGTATGAAAAATAGTAaaacatgatttatttatttattttattcaattttttatttcacgaTATTTCATCAATAACACTTCACACAACGAAATTTACTATttaaatattttccttttcataATAACCATAAAAgcatttattttgtttcattaTACAATGTGAGTTGCACAAAAGATATTAAGAAAACTAgtgaaatttacaaaaaaaattatttttgaaattataatCGACGATATTAAGTAATACAAAacacaaaataatttttttagaaacaCCATTTTTTTGTTAACTATTTCAAATATgacaatttgaatttgaaaatgaatttaaaattaaacgtGCCCTGAACATTTTAAAAGGAAAAGTCTGTTATCcgtattaattaaaataaaaaagtatttgCTCCAACACAAAACAATACAGTACTTTAGAATTAAGGCGCCAGtgaataatttaataaattgttATAATTTTAAAAGCCTTAAAATGTATAATGTCATATgtgtatcatttttattttattttttgcgaAGAATATGTGTACCATAATAATGAGTCGAAGTGTCGAGCACGGCCCGAATTTTGTAGCCCAAATATCTATATGTGACATGTGTACTTGTAGTGTCATTGCGTCATTACTTGCAAAATTAAGTAGTACTGCTTCCGTTCCACGAATCtagacacgtttggtttcggcatgAGAATTAAGAAGCTATAGAttagtgtgtagttaataaagtataaaagtgataaagtatgagatagaattattaccttatttgaaaatgtgtcaagattcgtgagacgacccaaaaaggaaaacgtgtcaagattcgtgggagggtggttctattcatagcccccgtTTTACTCTTTACAGCccctcttttaaaatattaataataattaattaagaatttactATTCTACCCTATATTTTATAGCCTCTAAATTaaactaattttaaattttaaatattaaataaacttaaaagAATAAACACGTATAGCCTCTATCGTAATCTGAAAATATTTATAGCCCCTATATATAAACTCGGAAAAAATTTGTATAGCCCCTCAATTCAAAATTCTGATAATCACATAAAATAATCGATGCAAACATCAAGTTCGATTATTCTAAAACTTCTTTAGAATTCTACGATGAAAATATTGGACGAAAATTCTTAAATCAAACGTGATATACAGGTATTTCTCCAGAATATATTTAGAAATATACGTATGTTATTTTGATTCTTTATAACTGCAGTTTGATTTTTAATATTACGTATTGTGCTTAATTAAGTGTTGTTGAGGCGGCGCCTTTAATGTGAGAAGCGGTGATTCTAAAATCAATTATTGTTTCGTGAAGATTTGAAACTAGCTAATTGTTAATAGCCGCAATTGTTGATTGTCAACTAAAGTTTAACCTTTTACCTTTTCTTATATATAGTCTCCCCCTCAATATAATCAGGATTTTGCTTCATCATCATTGCGgctgttattatatattgtgtgCTTCTGTTGTTACTGCTACTCTGATTATTGTAAttatctcaatatatatatatatatatatatatatatatagcaatcATCATTAGTCATCAGTATCATCTCGTCGTCGTCGTTGTGTGTTTCTAAATTCATCGTCGGAATCAACCTCTGGAGCCAAAAACATCTCTGCAAATAGTTAAAAGGGAATTGCGGAAAAGGGTGTGCCCAAGAATCTCACTTCTTCTCTGATGAAGAAACAAAGCAATGACACGAATGGTGAGAGAAAAGGGACGAATGATTTGATTAAATCTTTGATGAATTATGATTTCTTTTATGGGGGGCTATGAACGGATAAGTGGGGGAAGGGAGGCAATGAATTCTTCAATATGAAAATGAGGGTTATGAAATTGAagtgataattaatttaaagtttaataaaatttgggGCTATAAAATATATGGTAGAATAGTGAATCCTTAACTAattgttattaatattttaaaagagagGCTATAAGGactaaaatgggggctatgaatagaaccacccttcgtgggacggatagagtattagtattttttattttttattaaaatgcaTTGTCTACTTTGTTCTACTCGGgcctttttaaaatatttaatctttTCGGGCTTTCTCTATGCCTTTATTTCCGACTATTCATTTGTTCTTTTTTATCCTCCCAATAGTGTCAGTTTATTTGTctgaacttttttttaataaaatgaaaagcaTCAACCAAGAAAATATCACCACAATCAATTATGATTGTGAGATTTTTTAAACCATCCAactttataaaaatatgtatcAAATCTATCCATTTTTCATTTGCTGCATCTTATATTCATctctaaaaatatattttttctttctaacaaaaaaaattatctctctaatttataagctcaattatttaaatattttgataatttataaactcttaaaaaactacaactataatattttaaaacattttataagctctttaaaataaactcaCTCAAACACTTTATTGGGCCCAAAAGCAACCGAGTAGATGATCAATTGGCTAGTTCATGTATATTGGATTATTGACCGCGTGAGGCCTATATAAATTGACGCCATTCAAAACTCCAACCGCCAATATCTTAGGAAATGACGCACCCAGCTTCAGTCGCCCAGGAAATTTCCCTCTTTCGCTCTCGGATTCAAAATCGATGGTTGGAATGATCGTATATTTATGGAATATATGTACGATGTAACTCGTCATCCTTAATCTAATCGAAGGCTAGCGTTTGAAATCTGATAATTTTGTCTCAGGATTGATGATGTGACCATTCGAGT
It contains:
- the LOC130992051 gene encoding transcription initiation factor TFIID subunit 15b isoform X2 yields the protein MSGMYGQEGDGSGAPPMGGSGGYGGGGYGGSEGGGGYGGYGGGGGGGYGNRGSGGGGYGGRGGGGGYGGGGGGGYPGDRGGGYQGDRGGRGGGGGRGGGRGGGSGREGDWRCPNQSCGNVNFARRTECNKCGTQSPAGGDDRGGRGGGGGGQSRGGRGGGYENSRGGRGNYYDGGSGRSGNGYDGGSQGRDDGGYGQSPPIAPPSYGGAGGFAPPNAYGGNPNYAPDAVPPPTSYTGGPTSHPPSYGAPVGYGGDGQGGSRGGGRGGSSGGYGGGPRNPGGYSSAPAEVTEKVKQCDENCGDSCDNSRIYISNLPPDVTTDELRELFGSIGQVARIKQKRGYKDQWPWSIKLYTDEQGKNKGDAVLSYEDPSAAHSAGGFFNMHDMRGHKISVTMAEKSAPKAQSYGGGGGGGRGNYGGDRRRDNYRDGGSSGPDRNYHGGNRSRPY
- the LOC130992051 gene encoding transcription initiation factor TFIID subunit 15b isoform X1, with the translated sequence MSGMYGQEGDGSGAPPMGGSGGYGGGGYGGSEGGGGYGGYGGGGGGGYGNRGSGGGGYGGRGGGGGYGGNRGGGGGGYPGDRGGGYQGDRGGRGGGGGRGGGRGGGSGREGDWRCPNQSCGNVNFARRTECNKCGTQSPAGGDDRGGRGGGGGGQSRGGRGGGYENSRGGRGNYYDGGSGRSGNGYDGGSQGRDDGGYGQSPPIAPPSYGGAGGFAPPNAYGGNPNYAPDAVPPPTSYTGGPTSHPPSYGAPVGYGGDGQGGSRGGGRGGSSGGYGGGPRNPGGYSSAPAEVTEKVKQCDENCGDSCDNSRIYISNLPPDVTTDELRELFGSIGQVARIKQKRGYKDQWPWSIKLYTDEQGKNKGDAVLSYEDPSAAHSAGGFFNMHDMRGHKISVTMAEKSAPKAQSYGGGGGGGRGNYGGDRRRDNYRDGGSSGPDRNYHGGNRSRPY